A window of Sphingobacterium sp. lm-10 contains these coding sequences:
- a CDS encoding NAD(P)-dependent oxidoreductase has product MSQPKLLITGASGFVGCHLVHAAKEAGFSIHATIRHSSKIEDISHLVDTFVEVDFSDVEKLTHWLAEESYMYIIHAAALTKAKRESDMVLVNVDYTINLLKAAFSIPKPPLRVHILSSLAAVGPLSYDNGWIDESSAYQPVTVYGRSKMRMEQLVKEQFSDKPIRIFRPTAVYGPKDKDIFILLRTLDKGIDAYIGRNPQTLSFIFVKDLANLLIQSLKTPLTKLDFYHVSDGNVYDRYQLANIFKKITQKRMWRVHVPYAVVKQVARVSEWLYKSSPKTPVLYTERLNEITAGSWACSIEKAEKELHFEPRYNLEAGLTESLLWYKKHHWL; this is encoded by the coding sequence ATGAGTCAACCAAAGCTGTTAATAACCGGTGCTAGCGGATTTGTGGGGTGTCACCTGGTACATGCAGCAAAAGAAGCCGGTTTTTCCATTCATGCCACCATTCGGCATTCCAGCAAAATAGAAGATATTTCCCACTTGGTAGATACTTTTGTTGAAGTAGATTTTTCAGATGTAGAGAAGCTGACGCACTGGCTGGCAGAAGAATCTTACATGTATATTATTCATGCTGCAGCCCTCACCAAAGCCAAGCGCGAATCCGATATGGTCTTGGTGAATGTGGACTATACCATTAATTTACTAAAAGCTGCTTTTTCGATTCCAAAACCACCCCTTCGAGTACATATTTTAAGTAGTTTGGCAGCTGTAGGCCCTTTATCTTACGACAATGGCTGGATCGACGAAAGCTCGGCCTACCAACCGGTAACGGTTTATGGGCGGAGTAAAATGCGTATGGAGCAATTGGTAAAAGAACAGTTTTCCGACAAACCGATCCGTATTTTTCGACCTACGGCCGTATATGGCCCGAAAGATAAAGACATTTTTATCTTGCTTCGGACCTTAGACAAAGGTATCGATGCCTATATTGGCCGGAATCCGCAGACATTGAGCTTTATTTTTGTGAAGGATCTGGCAAATCTACTGATCCAGAGTCTAAAGACTCCGTTAACAAAACTGGATTTTTATCATGTTTCGGATGGAAACGTTTACGATCGTTATCAGCTGGCAAATATCTTTAAAAAAATAACTCAAAAACGGATGTGGCGCGTACATGTGCCATATGCGGTAGTAAAGCAAGTTGCCCGTGTATCAGAATGGCTATATAAATCCTCCCCCAAGACGCCCGTGTTATACACGGAACGATTGAATGAGATCACGGCCGGCAGCTGGGCATGCTCTATTGAGAAAGCAGAAAAAGAATTACACTTTGAGCCGCGTTACAATCTAGAAGCCGGTCTTACAGAAAGCCTTTTATGGTATAAAAAGCACCATTGGCTATAA
- a CDS encoding CDP-alcohol phosphatidyltransferase family protein has product METNKKLFADRKRTNILSVPEQKFISYLVPRIPQWITSDGLTAIGLFGSLVIFASFVLANYFDINYLWLALVGFFVQWFGDSLDGRIAYYRDKSRKWYGFALDIVMDWISTVFIGLGFHLYVESEYEIMGFLLVALYGWAMIISQLRYKITDKYTIDAGLLGPTEVRVVLCLVIVLEIFVPSSILYSVFLICIALFFINLVDTKKLLVLGDERDALEKKKI; this is encoded by the coding sequence ATGGAGACGAATAAGAAACTTTTTGCAGATAGAAAACGGACCAATATACTGAGCGTACCCGAACAAAAGTTTATCAGTTACTTGGTGCCGCGTATACCGCAATGGATTACTTCCGACGGTTTAACGGCAATTGGTTTGTTTGGTTCACTCGTCATCTTCGCCAGCTTTGTTTTAGCGAATTATTTTGATATTAATTATCTATGGCTGGCACTCGTTGGCTTTTTTGTACAATGGTTTGGCGATTCTTTGGATGGTCGCATTGCATACTACCGCGACAAATCGCGTAAATGGTATGGTTTTGCGTTGGACATCGTAATGGACTGGATAAGTACGGTCTTCATTGGCTTAGGATTTCACCTGTACGTAGAATCGGAGTACGAAATTATGGGTTTCTTGTTAGTGGCTTTGTACGGATGGGCTATGATTATCAGTCAGCTTCGTTACAAGATTACCGACAAATATACCATTGATGCCGGCTTATTAGGCCCAACAGAGGTCCGAGTAGTACTTTGCTTGGTGATTGTTTTAGAGATTTTTGTGCCTAGCAGTATTCTATACTCTGTATTCCTGATTTGTATTGCTTTGTTTTTCATTAATCTGGTGGATACCAAGAAATTATTGGTATTAGGTGATGAAAGAGACGCGCTCGAAAAGAAGAAAATATAA
- a CDS encoding GtrA family protein codes for MAQGVKQFLKAQLSAFVGGMVDYAIMICGVELFELPISTSIVISGAIGAVVNFSINRYWTFKDEQTKVGDQLWKFIIVVIGSILLKSQGTPLLTDITGIDYRITRLMVELVVSLGFNFTLQKFWVFRKGASKE; via the coding sequence ATGGCTCAAGGCGTCAAACAGTTTTTAAAAGCACAACTATCCGCCTTTGTTGGCGGTATGGTCGATTATGCGATCATGATTTGTGGTGTGGAGCTATTTGAATTGCCCATTAGTACATCCATTGTAATCTCAGGCGCTATTGGTGCCGTGGTCAATTTTTCGATCAATCGCTATTGGACTTTCAAAGATGAGCAGACTAAAGTAGGAGATCAGCTGTGGAAGTTTATTATTGTAGTCATAGGTAGCATTCTATTGAAATCACAAGGTACGCCACTGCTGACAGATATTACGGGAATAGATTATCGCATCACCCGATTGATGGTAGAGTTAGTGGTGTCGTTGGGCTTCAACTTTACACTACAAAAATTTTGGGTTTTCCGAAAAGGAGCGAGTAAGGAATAG
- a CDS encoding PKD domain-containing protein: protein MYLLKTICLLSLLTSVVTSCSKQTLEKDDLPSLDFAVATNYREQDHLDYSDEIEACVFQPLRINNTSANLSAYEWDFGNGETSMEISPTIKYEKAGIYTIRLSTKNNTETTTVLEKTIKVKNLLLYAVDVIDLDYRMAIIKGVETGWPIDAKPNIRFGIRKFDPHSLLNNPNTQPLYTYFYRY, encoded by the coding sequence ATGTATCTATTAAAAACAATCTGCCTACTATCACTATTGACATCAGTCGTTACCAGTTGTAGCAAACAAACATTAGAGAAAGATGATCTTCCTTCTTTGGATTTCGCAGTAGCGACAAACTACCGAGAGCAAGATCATTTAGATTATTCCGATGAAATAGAGGCCTGCGTATTTCAACCTTTAAGGATTAATAATACCTCAGCGAATTTATCAGCATATGAGTGGGATTTTGGAAATGGCGAGACTTCAATGGAAATATCGCCTACCATAAAATATGAAAAAGCTGGTATATATACTATACGGCTTTCTACAAAGAACAATACTGAAACCACAACAGTTCTGGAAAAGACGATTAAAGTGAAGAATTTGCTGTTATACGCAGTAGATGTTATCGACTTAGATTACCGGATGGCTATCATTAAAGGTGTTGAAACAGGATGGCCGATAGACGCAAAACCTAACATCCGATTTGGGATCCGCAAGTTTGATCCTCACTCCCTCCTTAACAATCCAAACACACAGCCATTATATACTTACTTCTACAGATATTAA